From Actinomyces sp. oral taxon 171 str. F0337, one genomic window encodes:
- a CDS encoding oligosaccharide flippase family protein → MGVSGVFGLVNTSLIIRHFGADAFAQYNLLATFPTLMPFTDLGIGAVILNTVASSSDPAHDSTVRRTITTAVRVLLGSALAISTIGIVVMLLGGWPWLLGDKLMEGGGPTVTVCLIIYAAALPLSVGQRVIIGLGRSATQVISQGVVSPAMSCFLLLAIVTGLGRGNAVSIYSYIANALVSVICIVVAWRATRPLFREALKDVPHLRSVRGVRIVNTAGPQLLQSLAIPIAFQTDQLLLSHLGQSQALAEYGLANRLFNMLTQTVMAAGVAMWPMFAKARADKRIESPFKPAIAFSGGGFLLALALVAITPWAARVMSGGEVVLPSVLVWAFAAYVAVEAGKQPLGMYMTDPRGLQFQVIPVLVLVPMNLAVSWVLIGPFDAAGPILGSVISVILCQILPYAWWVRRDVARRRRELAQQ, encoded by the coding sequence ATGGGGGTGTCCGGCGTCTTCGGGCTGGTCAACACCAGTCTCATCATCAGGCACTTCGGGGCCGACGCCTTCGCCCAGTACAACCTGCTGGCCACCTTCCCCACCCTCATGCCCTTCACCGACCTGGGCATTGGCGCGGTCATCCTCAACACGGTGGCGAGCTCGAGCGACCCGGCCCACGACTCGACCGTGCGACGCACGATCACCACCGCCGTCCGGGTGCTGCTCGGCTCCGCGCTGGCCATCAGCACGATCGGTATCGTCGTCATGCTGCTGGGGGGCTGGCCCTGGCTGCTGGGGGACAAGCTCATGGAGGGCGGCGGGCCCACGGTCACCGTCTGCCTCATCATCTACGCCGCGGCCCTGCCGCTGTCCGTGGGGCAGCGAGTCATCATCGGCCTGGGGCGATCGGCCACGCAGGTCATCAGCCAGGGAGTCGTCTCCCCGGCCATGTCCTGCTTCCTGCTGCTGGCCATCGTCACCGGCCTGGGGCGCGGCAACGCCGTGTCCATCTACTCCTACATCGCCAACGCCCTGGTGTCGGTCATCTGCATCGTCGTCGCCTGGCGCGCCACCCGCCCCCTGTTCAGGGAGGCCCTCAAGGATGTGCCGCATCTGCGCAGCGTGCGAGGGGTTCGCATCGTCAACACCGCGGGCCCTCAGCTCCTCCAGTCCCTGGCCATCCCGATCGCCTTCCAGACCGACCAGCTCCTCCTGTCCCACCTGGGTCAGTCCCAAGCCCTGGCTGAGTACGGCCTGGCCAACAGGCTGTTCAACATGCTGACCCAGACCGTCATGGCGGCCGGCGTCGCCATGTGGCCCATGTTCGCCAAAGCTCGGGCCGACAAACGCATCGAGAGTCCCTTCAAGCCGGCCATCGCCTTCAGCGGGGGCGGCTTCCTCCTGGCTCTTGCCCTCGTCGCCATCACGCCCTGGGCCGCTCGGGTCATGTCCGGAGGCGAGGTCGTTCTGCCCTCTGTACTCGTATGGGCCTTCGCCGCCTACGTCGCCGTCGAGGCCGGTAAGCAGCCGCTGGGCATGTACATGACCGACCCGCGCGGACTGCAGTTCCAGGTCATCCCAGTCCTCGTTCTGGTGCCGATGAACCTCGCCGTCTCCTGGGTCCTCATTGGGCCCTTCGACGCCGCCGGACCTATCCTGGGCTCGGTGATCTCAGTGATCCTGTGCCAGATCCTCCCGTATGCCTGGTGGGTGCGCCGAGACGTGGCCAGGCGCCGTCGAGAGTTGGCGCAGCAGTGA
- a CDS encoding glycosyltransferase family 4 protein, whose amino-acid sequence MSRGRADGARVLVAHPSPDLYGSDWQLVETIHGLIETGHEVLVALPQDGPLVGVLRDAGARVAVMPFTVLRKALLSPTGLTKLSAQAAPEIARLRAVIRASRAEAVLTNTVTIPWWPVAASAAGIPVLAHVHEAEDTQRRVIRAGLNAPLLAASRIVANSGAARDALLDAQPRLASRTEVVHNGVAGPDRPLEPLRTRRPGDSFRIAMVGRLSPRKGVDVALDAVGLLRRSGVDASLSVCGSVFPGYEWYEAELRERAGQDDLTGHVELLGYVHPTWPVLEAADAVVVPSRAEPFGNTAVEAMHAARPLVASRVQGLAEVVTDSVTGLLVPADDAQALAYALGSLAADPELAGRLAQQGEREAAERFSVAGYRATMTRIVDELLKR is encoded by the coding sequence GTGAGCCGGGGCCGGGCGGATGGCGCCCGGGTTCTCGTGGCCCACCCCTCCCCCGACCTGTACGGCTCGGACTGGCAGCTGGTGGAGACCATTCACGGACTCATCGAGACCGGTCACGAGGTCCTGGTGGCTCTGCCCCAGGACGGCCCCCTGGTCGGGGTGCTGCGCGACGCCGGCGCCCGCGTGGCCGTCATGCCCTTCACGGTCCTGCGCAAGGCCCTGCTGAGCCCCACAGGTCTGACGAAGCTGTCCGCGCAGGCAGCCCCGGAGATCGCCCGCCTGCGGGCAGTCATCCGCGCCAGCCGCGCCGAGGCGGTCCTCACCAACACGGTGACGATCCCCTGGTGGCCGGTGGCCGCGAGCGCGGCAGGCATCCCGGTGCTGGCCCATGTGCACGAGGCCGAGGACACCCAGCGTCGGGTCATCCGCGCCGGGCTCAACGCCCCGCTTCTGGCGGCATCTCGGATCGTGGCGAACTCCGGGGCGGCCCGCGACGCGCTCCTGGACGCCCAGCCGCGCCTGGCCTCGCGTACGGAGGTGGTCCATAACGGAGTCGCCGGACCGGACCGGCCTCTGGAGCCGCTGCGTACCCGGCGGCCCGGCGACTCCTTCCGGATCGCCATGGTGGGCCGACTGTCCCCGCGCAAGGGTGTGGACGTGGCTCTCGATGCCGTCGGGCTGCTGCGGCGCTCGGGGGTGGACGCCTCCCTGAGCGTGTGCGGCTCGGTCTTCCCCGGCTACGAGTGGTACGAGGCCGAGCTGCGTGAGCGCGCCGGTCAGGATGATCTGACGGGGCACGTCGAGCTGCTGGGCTATGTGCACCCCACCTGGCCGGTGCTGGAGGCGGCCGACGCCGTCGTCGTGCCCTCCCGGGCCGAGCCCTTCGGGAACACCGCGGTCGAGGCGATGCACGCGGCCCGACCGCTCGTGGCCTCTCGGGTCCAGGGCCTGGCCGAGGTCGTCACCGACTCGGTGACCGGCCTGCTCGTGCCTGCCGACGACGCGCAGGCCCTGGCCTATGCCCTCGGATCCCTGGCGGCCGACCCGGAGCTGGCCGGTCGACTGGCCCAGCAGGGCGAGCGCGAGGCTGCCGAGCGGTTCTCCGTGGCCGGGTACCGCGCCACCATGACCCGGATCGTCGACGAGCTCCTCAAGCGCTGA
- a CDS encoding NodZ family protein, which yields MSLLTGRKALLVYTGRKDGLGNRVRALLSAQELARVEGRDLYYVWSTDEYFGPRMDELWRFEGGTSVSRLTSRALLPLARYRQPKGVRITAELRRRHLWQIHSHGLPVTWEDPAWRGEAEKGATPTGPRPWTERLRELTPVDEIADEVRSIYDTHLRGRPYVGIQVRTHAVSHAKTIESSPVEWFANRMRQIRADHPDVPFFLSCDTPEAQEQLAGEFDGCVFLTDKGGYNTVKGVRSGLIDLYLLASSQHLIGASFSSFVEMAVFLCDGVVPFERPDQPLEGELSLSLGLAEDPLRPARR from the coding sequence ATGTCTCTGCTTACCGGCCGCAAGGCGCTACTGGTCTATACGGGACGCAAGGACGGACTGGGCAACCGTGTGCGCGCGCTGCTGTCCGCCCAGGAGCTCGCCCGGGTCGAGGGCCGCGACCTCTACTACGTGTGGAGCACGGACGAGTACTTCGGCCCCCGGATGGATGAGCTGTGGCGCTTCGAAGGGGGCACGTCGGTGTCGCGTCTGACTTCCCGGGCGCTCCTTCCCCTGGCCCGGTACCGCCAGCCCAAGGGCGTCCGGATCACCGCGGAGCTGCGCCGCCGCCACCTGTGGCAGATCCACTCCCACGGCCTGCCCGTCACCTGGGAGGACCCGGCCTGGAGGGGAGAAGCCGAGAAGGGGGCCACACCCACCGGGCCGCGACCCTGGACCGAGCGGCTGCGCGAGCTCACCCCCGTCGATGAGATCGCCGATGAGGTCCGCTCCATCTATGACACCCACCTGCGGGGGCGCCCCTACGTCGGCATCCAGGTGCGCACCCACGCGGTCTCCCACGCCAAGACCATCGAGTCCTCACCGGTGGAGTGGTTCGCCAACCGGATGCGCCAGATCCGCGCCGACCATCCCGACGTCCCCTTCTTCCTGTCCTGCGACACCCCCGAGGCCCAGGAGCAGCTGGCCGGAGAGTTCGACGGCTGCGTCTTCCTGACCGACAAGGGCGGATACAACACCGTCAAGGGCGTGCGCTCGGGCCTGATCGACCTCTACCTGCTGGCCAGCTCCCAGCACCTCATCGGAGCCTCCTTCTCCAGCTTCGTGGAGATGGCCGTCTTCCTGTGCGACGGCGTCGTCCCCTTCGAGCGGCCCGACCAGCCCCTGGAGGGCGAGCTCAGCCTGTCCCTGGGACTGGCCGAGGACCCGCTGCGCCCCGCCCGACGCTGA
- a CDS encoding CDP-alcohol phosphatidyltransferase family protein, with translation MSSPAGSPTIAENIRALSRAQKSKAGAPLYSRIINRPAGRVLAAIAHRLGATPDQVTVLSALCTYSGIALIALWRPTVVSAVATALLLMFGYALDAADGQLARLRNGGSKAGEWLDHVADVIKLSTIHGAIAISLFRFAELPPPVLLIPLAFGAVQNIHFFSYILTYQLRYHGGTPLAKDEARPGIIKSVLSAPTDYGLMCFVLMTRFAPTVFLWVYGIMLLGYVGYVALALPKWYRDLRNDLQ, from the coding sequence ATGAGCTCCCCTGCTGGTTCCCCCACCATCGCCGAGAACATCAGAGCCCTGTCCCGGGCTCAGAAGTCCAAGGCCGGTGCCCCCCTCTACTCCCGCATCATCAACCGCCCCGCGGGCCGGGTCCTGGCCGCGATAGCCCACCGGCTGGGCGCGACCCCGGACCAGGTGACGGTCCTGTCGGCACTGTGCACCTACAGCGGCATCGCTCTCATCGCCCTATGGCGTCCTACGGTCGTGTCCGCTGTGGCGACCGCCCTGCTGCTCATGTTCGGGTACGCCCTCGACGCCGCTGACGGGCAGTTGGCAAGATTGCGCAATGGCGGCTCGAAAGCCGGTGAATGGCTCGACCATGTCGCAGACGTTATTAAGCTCTCGACAATTCATGGAGCCATTGCGATCTCACTGTTCCGATTTGCGGAATTACCGCCCCCGGTTCTGCTTATTCCGCTTGCTTTCGGAGCGGTTCAGAATATTCACTTCTTCAGTTACATTCTGACCTATCAGCTGCGTTATCACGGTGGGACGCCCCTGGCTAAGGACGAGGCCCGTCCCGGCATCATCAAGTCGGTCCTGTCGGCCCCCACGGACTACGGGCTCATGTGCTTCGTGCTCATGACCCGCTTCGCCCCCACGGTCTTCCTGTGGGTGTACGGCATCATGCTCCTGGGGTACGTGGGCTACGTCGCTCTGGCCCTGCCCAAGTGGTACCGCGACCTGCGCAACGACCTCCAGTAG
- a CDS encoding DUF1972 domain-containing protein: MIGTRGVPARYGGFETAIEEVGRRLADRGHQVLVYCRNPEPDTPLPRTYLGMRLVELPSVKNRSLETLSHTALSVAHLLRRTHPDAAFVFNAANAPFLPAMRAARVPVATHVDGLEWRRGKWGPTGKRYYRAAEALAVRYSDALIADAQGIADYYTDEFNAPTDLLSYGAPRICADTSRLAELDLTPKGFHLVVARFEVENHVDVIVDGYVRSGATLPLVVVGSAPYADDYTARIESLADGRVRLLGGLWDQELLDALYSGALVYYHGHSVGGTNPSLLRAIGAGAAVDAFDVSFNREVLGEAGRYWTSPDEVAALVVSAESDVEAQAVRGDESRERAALYDWDEVASGYEALARRLALEGPTRHRPSGRRTGKVSW; the protein is encoded by the coding sequence ATGATCGGGACGCGAGGCGTCCCCGCCCGCTACGGAGGTTTCGAGACCGCCATCGAGGAGGTCGGACGACGCCTGGCCGACCGCGGCCACCAGGTCCTCGTCTACTGCCGAAACCCTGAGCCGGACACCCCGCTTCCCCGCACCTACCTGGGGATGCGACTGGTCGAGCTGCCCTCGGTCAAGAACCGCAGCCTGGAGACCCTGTCCCACACTGCCCTGTCGGTGGCGCACCTGCTGCGCCGCACCCACCCGGACGCGGCCTTCGTCTTCAACGCAGCGAACGCCCCCTTCCTGCCGGCCATGCGCGCCGCACGCGTTCCGGTGGCCACTCACGTCGACGGCCTGGAGTGGCGCCGCGGCAAGTGGGGCCCCACCGGTAAGCGCTACTACCGCGCGGCCGAGGCGCTGGCCGTGCGCTACTCCGACGCACTCATCGCCGACGCCCAGGGCATCGCCGACTACTACACCGACGAGTTCAACGCCCCCACCGATCTTCTCTCCTACGGGGCGCCCCGTATCTGCGCCGACACCTCGCGCCTGGCCGAGCTGGACCTGACTCCCAAGGGCTTCCACCTGGTCGTGGCCCGCTTCGAGGTGGAGAACCACGTCGACGTCATCGTGGATGGGTACGTGCGCTCCGGGGCCACGCTGCCGCTGGTCGTCGTCGGATCGGCCCCCTACGCCGACGACTACACCGCCCGCATCGAGTCCCTGGCCGACGGCAGGGTCCGCCTGCTCGGCGGCCTGTGGGACCAGGAGCTGCTCGACGCCCTCTACTCCGGAGCGCTGGTCTACTACCACGGCCACTCGGTGGGCGGCACGAATCCCTCGCTCCTGCGAGCCATCGGCGCCGGGGCCGCGGTGGACGCCTTCGACGTCTCCTTCAACCGCGAGGTCCTGGGCGAGGCCGGACGATACTGGACCTCACCGGATGAGGTGGCCGCCCTGGTCGTCTCCGCCGAGTCCGACGTCGAGGCCCAGGCCGTGCGCGGCGACGAGTCCCGCGAACGAGCGGCCCTCTACGACTGGGACGAGGTGGCCTCCGGCTACGAGGCCCTGGCCCGACGTCTGGCACTCGAGGGCCCCACCCGCCATCGCCCCTCCGGGCGCCGCACCGGGAAGGTGAGCTGGTGA
- a CDS encoding LamG domain-containing protein: MKLPRRLLSGLLAAALVPIGAVTLAPASPAAADPAPAGAAGTPSTVSADALPTAQINGIVWDQVVVGDIVYVVGKFSSARPAGSPAGQNESPRGNAMAYNINTGEIVDWAPTTNGTINTIAASADGQTLYLGGEFTTLNNQTAWRVGAVRASDGQRSPLAASANGSVKALSVSPDGQTLYIGGAFTQINSSARQRVAALNLGSQQLTNFAPKIDNYYVRSIVEAVDGSAVAIGGAFESVEGSDNPGHGIAVFEKDGSLRKNNVSSVVRGAGAEASVMSVKADEQGLYAASYSRLGTFEGVMRLNWTTGDIDYMADCHGDSYDVLPAGDVVYAASHSHDCSNIGGFPDVSYHYHNAVAYTNAATGTVKENSAAGYKSYAGQNATTNLNFYPDFTPGKISGAIQATWTVEGNDKYVVYGGEFLAVNGTAQQGLVRFARRDIAPNKQGPMDKGGAFKVTGSSPRAGVVSLSFKANWDRDDKALTYNVYRDSMNGQPVTSQTVSAGFWERSDLSATDVVDPGTTHRYRVQVTDQWGASTVSDWVTVKAGEGQGLSKYGARILADGAAHYWSFDETDGDKAEDFVAQRNLTIRGKAYKRGSQSVLGSGASLGLTSDSANKSHAATRVASQAPTAFSMETWVRTTSTSGGEIMGYGSSSTNQSWSRDRMVYMRNDGTLSFMLYPGKLTTITTPKSYNDGQWHHIVASMSPTTGAMLYVDGNLAAFDGSMTEGQSYSGYWRIGGDALGGVNGQPSNTNIQADIDEAAVYSTPLSARQIAEHYTAATGKQVQADDNGGKDGAGKDKAEEGSALLDDSFERSVNGGWGKAKAGGEWKTTWNAAAFSADGTSGRIAMAGPRSSASIISDPIKSTSTDAVVDFSLDAVPSGNGAFISYAARTTKAGQYQATVRIGSAGNPMITVSRVVKGRETSLGSYVLTQPYTAGQPLHLRMVVDGAESTNIQTKLWAGDSEPAEWGIEVVDNDKTLNEAGTVGLTTYMSGSAGPETVTLAVDKVTIKQR; this comes from the coding sequence GTGAAGCTCCCCCGCCGACTCCTGAGCGGCCTGCTGGCCGCGGCTCTTGTTCCCATTGGTGCCGTCACGCTCGCTCCGGCATCTCCCGCCGCCGCGGACCCGGCTCCCGCCGGTGCCGCCGGTACGCCCAGCACCGTTTCCGCCGATGCCCTGCCCACCGCCCAGATCAACGGCATTGTCTGGGACCAGGTCGTGGTCGGGGATATCGTCTACGTCGTCGGAAAGTTCTCCTCGGCGAGGCCGGCAGGATCGCCGGCCGGTCAGAACGAGTCACCGCGCGGCAACGCGATGGCCTACAACATCAACACCGGTGAGATCGTCGACTGGGCACCCACCACTAACGGCACCATCAACACCATTGCCGCCTCCGCCGATGGCCAGACCCTCTACCTGGGTGGCGAGTTCACGACGCTGAATAATCAGACGGCCTGGCGCGTCGGAGCGGTCAGGGCCTCAGACGGTCAGCGCTCTCCGCTGGCCGCCTCGGCCAACGGCAGCGTCAAGGCCCTGAGCGTCTCCCCTGACGGGCAGACGCTGTACATCGGAGGGGCCTTCACCCAGATCAACTCCTCGGCCCGCCAGCGCGTCGCCGCGCTCAACCTGGGCAGCCAGCAGCTGACCAACTTCGCACCGAAGATTGACAACTACTACGTGCGCAGCATCGTCGAAGCCGTTGACGGCTCGGCCGTGGCCATCGGCGGGGCCTTCGAGTCCGTCGAGGGCAGCGACAATCCCGGTCACGGGATCGCCGTCTTCGAGAAGGACGGCAGCCTGCGCAAGAACAACGTCTCCAGCGTGGTCCGCGGCGCCGGCGCCGAGGCCTCCGTCATGAGCGTCAAGGCCGACGAGCAGGGCCTGTACGCGGCGAGCTACTCCCGGCTCGGCACCTTCGAAGGCGTCATGCGCCTGAACTGGACCACCGGGGACATCGACTACATGGCCGACTGCCACGGCGACTCCTACGACGTCCTGCCGGCCGGCGACGTCGTCTACGCCGCCAGCCACTCCCACGACTGCTCCAACATCGGTGGCTTCCCGGACGTCTCCTACCACTACCACAACGCGGTGGCCTACACGAACGCCGCCACCGGAACGGTGAAGGAGAACAGCGCCGCGGGCTACAAGAGCTACGCCGGGCAGAACGCCACCACCAACCTCAACTTCTACCCCGACTTCACGCCGGGCAAGATCTCCGGCGCCATCCAGGCGACCTGGACCGTCGAGGGCAACGACAAGTACGTCGTCTACGGCGGTGAGTTCCTGGCCGTCAACGGCACCGCCCAGCAGGGGCTGGTGCGCTTCGCCCGCCGCGACATCGCCCCGAACAAGCAAGGCCCCATGGACAAGGGCGGAGCCTTCAAGGTCACCGGCTCCTCACCGCGCGCCGGGGTCGTCTCCCTGTCCTTCAAGGCCAACTGGGACAGGGACGACAAGGCCCTGACCTACAACGTCTACCGCGACTCCATGAACGGCCAGCCGGTCACCAGCCAGACGGTGAGCGCCGGCTTCTGGGAGCGCTCCGATCTCAGCGCCACCGACGTCGTCGACCCGGGAACCACCCACCGCTATCGGGTCCAGGTGACTGACCAGTGGGGGGCCTCCACGGTCTCGGACTGGGTGACGGTCAAGGCCGGTGAGGGCCAGGGCCTGAGCAAGTACGGTGCTCGCATCCTGGCCGACGGTGCCGCCCACTACTGGTCCTTCGACGAGACCGACGGCGACAAGGCCGAGGACTTCGTGGCCCAGCGTAATCTGACGATCCGCGGCAAGGCCTACAAGCGCGGAAGCCAGTCCGTCCTGGGCTCGGGAGCCTCGCTGGGCCTGACCTCGGACAGCGCGAACAAGTCGCATGCCGCGACTCGCGTCGCCTCCCAGGCTCCCACCGCGTTCTCCATGGAGACGTGGGTCCGCACGACCTCGACCTCGGGCGGGGAGATCATGGGCTACGGCTCCTCCTCGACCAACCAGTCGTGGAGCCGCGACCGCATGGTGTACATGCGTAATGACGGCACGCTCAGCTTCATGCTCTACCCGGGCAAGCTGACGACCATCACGACTCCCAAGAGCTACAACGACGGGCAGTGGCACCACATCGTGGCCTCCATGAGCCCCACCACTGGCGCCATGCTCTACGTGGACGGCAATCTCGCCGCCTTCGACGGCTCCATGACCGAGGGACAGAGCTACTCCGGCTACTGGCGCATCGGCGGGGACGCCCTCGGCGGGGTCAACGGCCAGCCCTCCAACACCAATATCCAGGCCGATATCGACGAGGCCGCCGTCTACAGCACGCCGCTGTCCGCACGACAGATCGCCGAGCACTACACCGCGGCCACCGGCAAGCAGGTCCAGGCCGACGACAACGGCGGCAAGGACGGTGCCGGCAAGGACAAGGCCGAGGAGGGCAGCGCCCTGCTGGACGACTCCTTCGAGCGCAGCGTGAACGGCGGTTGGGGCAAGGCCAAGGCCGGCGGTGAGTGGAAGACCACCTGGAACGCCGCGGCATTCTCCGCCGACGGCACCAGCGGTCGGATCGCCATGGCCGGTCCGCGCTCCTCGGCGTCCATCATCTCCGATCCGATCAAGTCGACCTCCACTGACGCCGTCGTCGACTTCTCCCTGGACGCGGTGCCCTCCGGGAACGGCGCCTTCATCTCCTACGCCGCCCGCACGACCAAGGCCGGTCAGTACCAGGCCACGGTCCGCATCGGCAGCGCCGGCAACCCGATGATCACGGTCTCGCGCGTGGTCAAGGGCCGTGAGACCTCCCTGGGCTCCTACGTGCTGACGCAGCCCTACACGGCCGGTCAGCCGCTCCACCTGCGCATGGTGGTTGACGGCGCGGAGTCGACCAACATCCAGACCAAGCTCTGGGCCGGTGACTCCGAGCCCGCCGAGTGGGGGATCGAGGTCGTCGACAACGACAAGACCCTCAACGAGGCCGGCACTGTGGGGCTGACCACCTACATGTCCGGGTCGGCCGGACCGGAGACCGTGACCCTGGCGGTCGACAAGGTCACCATCAAGCAGCGCTGA
- a CDS encoding diaminopimelate dehydrogenase, with translation MIRVAINGYGNLGRGVEQAITKNADMEVAVVFTRRDPATVTTQGAPVAHVDDMASWTDKVDVCLNCGGSATDLIEQTPAATALFHTVDSFDTHARIPEHFAAVDAAAKASGHVALISTGWDPGLFSMLRVLGEAVLPDGATTTFWGPGVSQGHSDALRRIDGVVDAKQYTRPVEATVAAVKAGDDVELTTRSMHTRDCYVVAEEGADLARIEREIVEMPNYFADYDTTVTFITAEELATEHAGIPHGGSVIRRGHTSEDVAETVSFELQLGSNPEFTGSVLVATARAVARLAARGESGARTVFDVTLADLSPTTPEELRAHYL, from the coding sequence ATGATCAGGGTAGCGATCAACGGATACGGCAACCTCGGCCGCGGCGTCGAGCAGGCCATCACCAAGAACGCGGACATGGAGGTCGCCGTCGTCTTCACCCGGCGCGACCCGGCCACCGTCACCACCCAGGGGGCTCCCGTCGCCCACGTCGATGACATGGCCTCCTGGACCGACAAGGTCGATGTCTGCCTGAACTGCGGAGGCTCGGCCACCGACCTGATCGAGCAGACCCCGGCCGCCACGGCCCTGTTCCACACGGTCGACTCCTTCGACACCCACGCCCGCATCCCCGAGCACTTCGCCGCCGTCGACGCCGCCGCCAAGGCCTCCGGCCACGTCGCCCTGATCTCCACCGGTTGGGACCCGGGCCTTTTCTCCATGCTGCGGGTCCTGGGCGAGGCCGTCCTGCCCGACGGCGCCACCACCACGTTCTGGGGGCCCGGCGTCTCCCAGGGGCACTCCGACGCCTTGCGCCGCATTGACGGCGTCGTGGACGCCAAGCAGTACACCCGCCCGGTGGAGGCCACCGTCGCCGCGGTCAAGGCCGGCGACGACGTCGAGCTGACCACCCGTTCCATGCACACGCGCGACTGCTACGTGGTGGCTGAGGAGGGGGCCGACCTGGCCCGCATCGAGCGGGAGATCGTGGAGATGCCCAACTACTTCGCCGACTACGACACCACCGTCACCTTCATCACCGCTGAGGAGCTGGCCACCGAGCACGCCGGAATTCCTCACGGCGGCTCCGTCATCCGCCGCGGTCACACCTCCGAGGACGTCGCCGAGACCGTGAGCTTCGAGCTGCAGCTCGGCTCCAACCCGGAGTTCACCGGCTCGGTCCTGGTCGCCACGGCGCGCGCCGTGGCGAGGCTGGCCGCTCGCGGCGAGTCCGGCGCGCGCACCGTCTTCGACGTGACGCTCGCCGACCTGTCTCCCACGACTCCCGAGGAGCTGCGCGCCCACTACCTGTGA
- a CDS encoding glycosyltransferase family 2 protein: MTVTPDPAQVTDSTEAAEPTDPETSAPARVVAITEASGGLSGGELLSRTAVIVVSYDSAALLKRTLARVAEDSPEARIVVVDNYSTPTAREELVTLASSRGWEAVLPETNTGFGGGMNLGAARARELGADLLVLLNPDAVIARADLIRLAARAHADRLALVAPVLKDSGGRIVSDGIVVCLADGSMRSRRSPRPIPPGGTQPWLSGACLALSVDLFEAAGGLDARYFLYWEDVDFSARVLAAGGSLALVRDAVAVHDEGGTHSESGQSDRAKSDIYYYYNVRNRLLYAGLHLDRATQRRWVATAGRAAREIVLRGGRRQLLSTRRPLLTAAQATRDGVRLLRAARRGELPDVDEPLIRD, encoded by the coding sequence ATGACCGTCACCCCTGACCCCGCCCAGGTCACCGACTCCACTGAGGCCGCCGAGCCGACCGACCCCGAGACCAGCGCCCCCGCCAGGGTCGTCGCGATCACCGAGGCATCCGGCGGACTCTCCGGAGGCGAGCTGCTCTCGCGCACGGCGGTCATCGTCGTCAGCTACGACTCGGCGGCGCTGCTGAAGCGCACGCTGGCGCGCGTGGCCGAGGACTCCCCCGAGGCCCGCATCGTCGTCGTCGACAACTACTCCACGCCCACCGCCCGCGAGGAGCTGGTGACACTGGCCTCCTCACGGGGCTGGGAGGCGGTCCTGCCGGAGACGAACACCGGTTTCGGGGGTGGCATGAACCTGGGGGCGGCACGGGCCCGCGAGCTCGGCGCCGACCTGCTCGTCCTGCTCAATCCCGACGCCGTCATCGCCCGGGCCGATCTCATCCGCCTGGCGGCGAGGGCGCACGCGGACCGGCTCGCCCTGGTGGCGCCGGTGCTCAAGGACTCCGGTGGCCGCATCGTCTCCGACGGGATCGTCGTGTGCCTGGCGGACGGCTCGATGCGCTCGCGCCGCTCACCGCGTCCGATTCCCCCGGGCGGCACCCAGCCGTGGCTCTCGGGGGCCTGCCTGGCGCTGTCCGTCGACCTGTTCGAGGCCGCAGGCGGCCTGGACGCGCGCTACTTCCTCTACTGGGAGGACGTGGACTTCTCGGCCCGGGTACTGGCGGCCGGAGGCAGCCTGGCCCTGGTGCGCGACGCCGTCGCCGTCCACGACGAGGGCGGGACCCACTCCGAGAGCGGCCAGTCCGATCGGGCCAAGTCGGACATCTACTACTACTACAACGTGCGCAACCGGCTGCTGTACGCCGGACTGCACCTGGACCGGGCCACGCAGCGCCGGTGGGTGGCCACGGCGGGCCGAGCCGCCCGTGAGATCGTCCTGCGCGGTGGCAGGCGCCAGCTCCTGAGCACTCGTCGCCCGCTCCTGACGGCGGCACAGGCCACTCGTGACGGGGTGAGGCTCCTGCGTGCCGCCCGTCGCGGCGAGCTGCCCGACGTCGACGAGCCCCTCATCCGCGACTGA